A section of the Amblyomma americanum isolate KBUSLIRL-KWMA chromosome 2, ASM5285725v1, whole genome shotgun sequence genome encodes:
- the LOC144121990 gene encoding uncharacterized protein LOC144121990, which yields MSEEENKEGGGSNEEGDENAGEEGESGGQNAGGDDKKESSEENQEAGAKEEGKQADAGGGEGGAAEAGAAMGSDAALASGSDAAGGRRALALMGIASAITGLSILIIALVIFSGGKEVTTTTNASAEASNSSRFLFLEPDLPIDGAQGTDIPGDGAW from the coding sequence ATGTCCGAGGAGGAGAACAAAGAGGGCGGCGGCAGCAACGAGGAAGGTGACGAGAACGCCGGCGAAGAGGGCGAATCCGGGGGCCAGAACGCCGGTGGCGACGACAAGAAGGAGTCGAGCGAGGAGAACCAGgaagccggcgccaaggaggagGGCAAGCAGGCCGATGCGGGTGGCGGGGAAGGCGGCGCCGCCGAGGCGGGCGCGGCGATGGGCAGCGACGCGGCCCTGGCGAGTGGCTCCGACGCCGCCGGTGGCCGCAGGGCTCTGGCCCTGATGGGCATCGCCTCGGCCATCACCGGGCTGTCCATCCTCATCATCGCTCTCGTCATCTTCTCAGGAGGAAAGGAAGTCACCACCACAACAAACGCGTCAGCTGAGGCCAGCAATTCGAGCCGCTTCTTGTTCCTAGAGCCAGACTTACCCATCGACGGAGCACAGGGGACAGACATCCCTGGCGATGGCGCCTGGTAG